Proteins encoded by one window of Sulfurospirillum barnesii SES-3:
- a CDS encoding MlaE family ABC transporter permease, translated as MKKQPPLLVSQSSEGFHIALGGHWVKESVVVLEKAFATLTCNPQSTYIFNASRIETFDTHGILLLLYRIQELEKKHCVVRIEGTNPSFEELLNVCKEHYPHEIPPQKKELALFTFLENVGKEMVAGYKTLASFFSFTGELSHAISALFLKPANIRLKATLYHIEQSGAGAIPIILLTSFLIGIVIAYQGAAQLEKFGANIFIVEMITISAVRELAPLLTAIVVAGRSASSYTAQIGVMKLTDEIDAMSSMGFSPWNFLVLPRLFALIISLPLLVFFADVVSIFGGMVIASTRLDVSFVEFIDRIQETVALKHLMIGLIKAPIFGCIIATIGCFRGFQIDSNTESVGKYTTISVVNAIFWVIAMDAIISVILTELKL; from the coding sequence ATGAAAAAACAGCCTCCGCTTCTTGTCTCGCAAAGCTCTGAGGGGTTTCATATTGCTTTGGGTGGGCATTGGGTTAAAGAGTCAGTTGTGGTGCTTGAGAAGGCATTTGCAACCCTTACATGTAACCCTCAGTCCACGTATATTTTTAATGCAAGCCGTATTGAGACGTTTGATACGCATGGTATTTTGCTGTTGTTGTATCGGATTCAAGAACTCGAAAAAAAGCATTGTGTGGTTCGTATTGAAGGGACAAACCCCTCTTTTGAAGAACTGTTAAATGTCTGCAAGGAGCATTATCCTCATGAAATCCCCCCTCAAAAAAAAGAGCTAGCCTTATTTACTTTTTTAGAAAATGTGGGGAAAGAAATGGTAGCAGGGTATAAAACACTTGCCTCTTTTTTCTCTTTTACAGGAGAGCTTTCTCATGCAATAAGTGCACTTTTCTTGAAACCTGCCAATATTCGCCTTAAAGCGACACTGTATCATATTGAACAAAGTGGTGCAGGGGCGATTCCTATTATTTTATTGACATCCTTTTTAATTGGCATTGTCATTGCCTATCAGGGGGCAGCACAGCTTGAAAAGTTTGGAGCAAATATTTTTATTGTCGAGATGATTACGATTTCAGCGGTGCGAGAACTTGCTCCCTTGCTTACTGCCATTGTGGTAGCGGGACGAAGTGCCTCTTCGTACACGGCGCAAATTGGGGTGATGAAACTCACCGATGAAATTGATGCGATGAGTTCTATGGGCTTTTCTCCATGGAATTTTTTGGTACTTCCTCGTTTGTTCGCGCTCATTATTTCGCTTCCTTTGTTAGTCTTTTTTGCCGATGTTGTCTCCATTTTTGGGGGTATGGTCATTGCTTCAACACGTTTGGATGTGAGTTTTGTAGAGTTTATAGACCGTATTCAAGAGACGGTTGCGTTAAAGCATCTGATGATTGGTTTGATAAAAGCGCCTATTTTTGGGTGTATTATTGCTACTATTGGGTGTTTTAGGGGATTTCAAATTGATAGTAACACAGAGAGTGTTGGAAAATACACGACGATTAGTGTTGTAAATGCTATTTTTTGGGTCATTGCGATGGATGCCATTATCTCTGTTATTTTAACGGAGCTTAAATTATGA
- a CDS encoding YitT family protein: MHLSTEFKNYGFIGVGSLFLAYGVVALFIPNALVTGGTSGMALLMHYIFHYPVGVMMMAINAPLLLLGTKFFGKHFTVRSIVAIGFTSVCIDGMRAWMNVLPLSHDVILASIFGGISVGIGLGFILSAHASAGGSTIIAKIVASKTSIKASTVMLVIDMLIVIAIALISKNVDLALWSLVSIYISAKSIDMFLTRGPSKKVVHIVSSQIEALCETIVHHLGPYGTIVQGSGIFEHEEKRMIFLVVENSRIPRLKELIQSVDDEAFMVVMEASELLGRGH; encoded by the coding sequence GTACGGTGTTGTGGCACTTTTTATCCCAAATGCCCTTGTTACAGGAGGCACGAGCGGTATGGCGCTTCTCATGCACTACATTTTTCACTACCCAGTCGGTGTGATGATGATGGCGATTAACGCACCGCTACTTCTTTTAGGAACGAAGTTTTTTGGCAAGCATTTTACCGTTCGAAGTATTGTTGCCATTGGGTTTACCTCCGTGTGTATTGATGGCATGCGTGCGTGGATGAACGTGCTACCTCTTAGCCACGATGTGATTTTAGCTTCTATTTTTGGTGGTATTTCTGTGGGCATTGGGCTGGGATTTATCTTAAGCGCACATGCTTCTGCGGGTGGCTCGACCATCATCGCCAAAATTGTCGCCTCAAAAACAAGCATCAAAGCCTCAACGGTGATGCTTGTTATTGATATGCTCATAGTGATCGCCATTGCGCTTATCTCTAAAAATGTGGATTTAGCACTGTGGAGTTTGGTGAGTATCTACATCTCCGCTAAAAGCATTGATATGTTCCTCACGAGGGGACCTTCCAAAAAAGTGGTGCACATTGTCTCAAGCCAAATCGAGGCATTGTGCGAGACCATTGTGCATCATTTAGGACCGTATGGCACCATCGTGCAAGGCAGTGGCATTTTTGAACACGAAGAAAAACGTATGATATTTTTAGTCGTCGAAAACAGCCGTATCCCTAGACTTAAAGAACTCATTCAAAGCGTGGATGATGAAGCGTTTATGGTGGTAATGGAAGCTTCCGAACTTTTAGGAAGAGGGCATTAA